A genome region from Triticum aestivum cultivar Chinese Spring chromosome 2B, IWGSC CS RefSeq v2.1, whole genome shotgun sequence includes the following:
- the LOC123044174 gene encoding AP-4 complex subunit mu: MISQFFVLSQRGDHIVFRDYRGEVPKGSAEIFFRKVKFWNEDEAEEAPPVFNIDGVNYVHVKVAGLFFVVTTMVNISPSLLLELLQRIARVTKDYLGVLNEDSLRKNFILVYELLDEVIDFGYPQTTSTEALKSYIFNEPIMVDAGRLPPLGPAAMFMQGTKRMPGTAVTKSVVANEPGGKKREEIFVDIIEKISVTFSSSGYILTSEIDGTIQMKSYLSGNPEIRLALNEDLGIGKNSSSTHDYRSSSGGGSVVLDDCNFHESVQLDSFDIDRTLHLIPPDGEFPVMNYRMTQEFKPPFRVTALIEEAGPSRAEVLLKIRADFPANVTANTITVQMPVPSYTMRASFELEAGAVGQTTDFKEGTRRLEWNLKKIVGGSEHTLRAKLTFSQESHGNLTKEAGPVNMNFTIPMYNASKLQVRYLQIAKKSKTYNPYRWVRYVTQANSYVARL, from the exons ATGATCTCGCAGTTCTTCGTGCTGTCGCAGCGCGGCGACCACATCGTCTTCCGCGACT ATCGCGGCGAGGTGCCCAAGGGCAGCGCGGAGATCTTCTTCCGGAAGGTCAAGTTCTGGAACGAGGACGAGGCCGAGGAGGCGCCTCCAGTGTTC AATATCGATGGGGTTAATTATGTCCATGTCAAAGTCGCGGGATTATTTTTTGTGGTAACCACAATGGTCAATATCTCGCCGTCGCTTCTCTTGGAACTTCTGCAAAGGATCGCACGTGTTACCAAAGACTATCTCGGTGTTCTAAATGAAGATTCCCTGAGGAAGAATTTCATTTTAGTGTACGAGTTGCTTGATGAAGTTATC GACTTCGGATACCCACAAACAACTTCTACCGAGGCTCTGAAGTCGTACATATTTAATGAGCCAATCATGGTTGATGCTGGACGGTTGCCACCACTTGGTCCTGCTGCTATGTTCATG CAAGGCACAAAGCGGATGCCGGGTACAGCTGTGACAAAATCAGTTGTTGCTAATGAGCCAGGTGGGAAAAAGAGGGAGGAAATTTTTGTTGATATCATTGAGAAAATAAGTGTGACATTCAGCTCTAGT GGTTATATACTTACCTCTGAGATTGATGGAACCATCCAAATGAAAAGTTACCTTAGTGGAAATCCAGAAATCCGCCTAGCTCTGAATGAGGATTTAGGCATTGGAAAGAATAGCTCTTCTACACATG ATTACAGAAGTTCTTCTGGAGGAGGATCAGTTGTTCTTGATGATTGTAACTTCCATGAGTCAGTGCAGCTTGACAGTTTTGACATTGACAGAACTCTGCATTTA ATACCACCTGATGGAGAATTTCCAGTGATGAACTACCGGATGACTCAAGAATTTAAGCCGCCCTTCCGTGTCACCGCACTAATTGAAGAAGCTGGTCCATCTCGG GCTGAAGTTCTATTGAAAATACGGGCAGACTTTCCTGCGAATGTGACTGCCAACACAATCACAGTACAAATGCCAGTGCCCTCTTACACAATGAG GGCAAGTTTTGAACTGGAAGCTGGAGCAGTTGGACAGACAACGGATTTTAAAGAAGGAACTAGGAGACTGGAGTGGAATCTAAAGAAG ATTGTTGGCGGTTCTGAGCATACCCTTCGTGCAAAACTCACATTTTCCCAGGAGTCACATG GAAATCTCACAAAGGAAGCCGGGCCAGTAAACATGAATTTCACTATACCTATGTACAATGCTTCAAAGTTGCAG GTCAGATATCTTCAGATAGCGAAGAAATCCAAAACATACAATCCATACAGGTGGGTGAGATATGTGACGCAGGCCAACTCGTATGTAGCTCGTCTATGA
- the LOC123044177 gene encoding dolichyl-diphosphooligosaccharide--protein glycosyltransferase subunit 4C, which translates to MFDDQDLGFFTNFLGIFIFVLVIAYHFVMADPKYEN; encoded by the coding sequence ATGTTTGACGAtcaagacttgggtttcttcaccaaCTTCCTGGGGATCTTCATCTTTGTGTTGGTCATCGCGTACCACTTTGTGATGGCAGACCCGAAGTATGAGAACTGA